In Magallana gigas chromosome 1, xbMagGiga1.1, whole genome shotgun sequence, the sequence aaatgcacaaaggcaacttttaaaatttgaaaaacagagCCCAAGGCGTTTAATTATACACCTctaaatgttattttatacaCTAGTGTACCGAGAAAACACGGTCAACTTCTCTTAACATAACACTGTAGTTGCGCTTGcagaattaaaagaaaaaaaaacaactttagaGACGTTGTGGTTTGCCTTATCATAAGTACATGCAGTGTATCACCTTCAGCTACCAAATATAGTAATTAGAATGTTCTTGATAAGATGAATATAACGACAAATAAAGTGAAATAACACTTCAAATTCTTTTGATTTACCCCGATACCAGACCCTAATAATGTATAGggcattttataaatattttctgatgatattgttcaaataatttCTCTTCCTAatgcaaaatatacaaaacaagaaattaatCAACATAATTTATTCAAGTTTTAGagaaataaaagacaaaagATTCAGTGTAgcctatatataaatatttataccaaTGGGTACATATGAActaaatattatattacattacaatttagacaaaaaaacaaaaaagaaaaaaaccccagagaaaaccaacaaacaaacaaacaaacaaacaaattgtgAAGTCACAATAAAACAAACATCTAGTATATAGACTGACCATTCACTTGTAAAGTCaatcataaataatataaaaaattatgaaacatGTGAATATGTAACAGTTCTCTCCTTCTAAAGGGatttttgagatataattgtattcactttgaaaataaaaatgggcGGGCGTAAGACAGCTCCATCGGCTGCCAATCCAGGATCCGCTCCTATTGAGTTCGATCAGATGCAAAAGGTAACATAAGTGGAAAGCTAGCCTTTGCTGGCGAAGGTAAGATAACCTCTCCCAATTGTAATTAGTTTCAAACATAACCCAATTTAGTTTAAGGAATAATGTACATTAATGAGTCGGACACTTCAAAAAAAGATCGACCATCATCAAAAAATTAGAATAAGGTGCATGGACTTTTTTATTGACTCTAATGAAACTAACATGCATGTTTTCATGCACATTGTTCATTAACAGGGTCAATTTCTAGCGAAAAGAAAATGGAACCGATGCAAGAGAATAGGGAGAGGAGACTGACTCCTGCCCTAAAATTGAACATGCATTGTGGAAAATACAGTTGTGGAAACAGGCGTTTTTTCTATgatatacatgaaaaaaaaaacatcaaggAAAGTATTTGAGCAGAAAAATGTGTCATCTTGTCACGTTTTATTCCGTACATTCACTTTAAAAGGTGAACCACGAACTTCAATATCACCCCAAGTAACACTTATGACGTAATCACCAGGTTCATTGGCTTCATAAGAGCAGACGATCATAGTTTTGTCTTCAGCGTGTTTCTCCATCTTGACGTTAAATGACcctaaaaggaaaaaaatctaaaaacgTCTGTTACactttaataatattgattgtaaattaatgaaaaaagaatagaCGGCAAAATGGCATCGTAATGATTTCTATGAGCCCGGATGACTTTTATCTATGATTCATCGTTTCCAAACCTTTTGGGCCTCGGATATTTACTCCCAGCCTTCCTGGTCCGGCACCCTGTGTTTTAACGTTAAATGTCGGATCGAATTCTCCCAGTATCCCCTCTGGTTCGATGCCCGGCCCATGGACCTCGATCTTGTCAGGGTCGGATTCTTTACTCGTACCAGCAGGGGCCTGAAATACTTATTATAAATAAGAAACTCATTATTATATTAGCTTGGTCGTTtcgaataaaatgttaactatatAGATTTTAGACTACAACTAGTCAGCGAGTGAAGTCTCCAgtttataaaattcattaaaataatgcattggCGACATACATTCACTTTTAATTTATTAGCCAATGGTTAAtctctgtctgtttgtctgtctgttcgtCCATCCatccgtctctctctctctctctctctctctctctctctctctctctctctctgatgcTTATTAAATCATCTataaaattatctaaaacaCTAAGTGCCATACAAGCGTCAATCTTTGGGATGATGGAATGAGTTGTCTCCGCTTTGTTCGCCCTGTGACGTTCTATACACTTGTCATGCAGACAGACTCCGCACTTCAGACACGTCCAATCAACAGCCAGTTCACCGGAAGTACACTCTGCACATGACATAATTTCTGTTCACTTCCGATTATGTCTCATCTAAATTGTTTTTTAGTGTAGCTGAACctataaacaaatacatgtatgtattaactATGTATTGACTGCATATTGAGCTAATTAAATTGTCCGAATTTAGTAAACTCTCATATTTCAAAAGGACTCAAACCAAGTGGCCCTGATGCACCTAGCCATCGCTATGCGTGAAATAAGGAGTAGTGGTTTTTTGACTGATAGTTATCACACGCGCCTGTATACCTGGTGACTTTATATTGTACTTAGCTGGTAGTTGTTTGTGTCGAATTACTAAATAAAGTCTTACTTTAAAATGGTCAAACGCCAATCCTTACCTCTTCCCCAATTATCGTAATGAAAAATACGTCGATGTGACATTGGTCAAAGAAACTCACGATGCTAGCatattgttaattaatctaTTCGACTCTAGTCGTGTAGTCTTTAAACACAGAATGTTCTGACTACTATACACTTACCTTTTGAGTCTGTTTTTACAATGTTACAGTCATACGATTCTCATCAAAATGATTCCAAGTATTGGTCTGTGTATCTAGTGCAGACTTGTATCTACTGATGACATTCCCAACACATCTCGTTAATGAATTATGTCACTGTAATGCCTCCTTTCATTTTCATTCTTcagttaaaatgtttattttacgtACGTGGGACCCTAAACTCTTCGTGAAACATCAATTCATGTTCAGCCAAGCAGAGCGAAGACTGCAAAAATTTAGAACAAGTGTGCAGAGGCAAGCCAATTTACTATCAACACATGTACCCAAATATTCAGGAAGTTTGACAACAGCATGTTTTGAAGACATTGCTGATTGAGGAGTTTTTTTAATGATCATGCACTAACGCAGAAAATGATTGAAGCAGATATTTTATGAACTATACACTTCTCAACATACCACATGAAGGAACAAACGTTGTGATGAGATCAGTTTGCTTTTCGACGCGATTGTTTGAACAAGTTtgatttaaagtttccaaacaTTGCGTCTGTTGACAAATAGCGATCAATAAACTAAAATCCTAGACACAATATGTATCCAGGATGGTATATTATTAAATGTccctctttctttttctttttttttttaaatgtttgtatagATATAGAGATTCATAGATTTCTTCGGTAAGAGCGACAACTGTAACTTGAAAATTTAACCATTTTTGTTTATTGggcaattttctttttaatttactaaaattcaaattttgttgCGTGAGATCTGTTAAAAACTTGTGAAATATATCAATGTATTTGAGACAGTCGACGGAATTTTCTATAGTGCATGTATCAAATAATCGACATTCAGTGTACCGTTAGCTGATAATGCTGATACATAAAATATCGTATCTTTTTAACAAAGCTAAATTGGTAATGCTTTACTTCATttctaatttaaattttaaaaaagttaaagatttaaatacaaaaagcatTAAACGAAATATCGTTTAGTGAATTGTGTATAAAATACATTCATTTGgttaaaaggaaataaaagtagaaaaagagaataaaacaTCGATACAATAAAATTCCGAaggcttttatatagaaaagcAAATCTCTATCTACTGTTGCTTGTAGTAAATGTGTTACACGTCGAGCTACATGTTCAAATTCATACACTCTTTAACACATTCTCGTACACTGTATAAATACACTCACAAAGTCACAAAATTCACATAAAGAGACAATAGAATTCATCAAAATAACCAAGAAAAATAATTGGCATCCCGACACAACCCCCAATGCCCCCATAGAATACCCCCTCccgaaatgaaatatatcaaaaatataatcatgcctattcattttaatattttaagaattcTAGAATCTAtcaaaaatactgtaaaccaacttttatttgcgacgactttatttcgcgatacACTTCCGATAAACTGGTTCGTGACGACTAAAGTTTGCGACCAAGCCTAATCCAGACCCGTCTTGTTGTAACAACCATCCTACTACGACTGGTTCGCGgtgagaaatattcgcgacgacgaGTCCCTCGCGAACCTCGCaaaaaaaattttcacacgcgaataaaaattggtttacagtatacaaTCATTCACCACTGATGACACAACttcaataaattaatgaataaattaaatacaactATAAGAATTCACGTATTACACTATAATCTGGCATACAACATGTGTGACACTTTTCGATGGCGGTTCtgtataaatgatattttgagTGCTCAGTTTATTAAGTAGAACATGGTCAGCTGTTGCCCGGATCTCCTAATGTTGGCTGTGACCCATAGCCTTCTTCCGGTTTGATCGAATCCGATCCCGACCGGACTACCGACATTAACCCGAGCGGAGCGGACAACTCGACCACGTGATCCGTCTGACGTCACCTGGAAGATCGTGTTCGATTTGCAGTCGCACACGTAAATGTTATCCTCGAAATCCAAAGCTAACCCAGCCGGCTCTCTCAGAGCTCGGTCCTGATATctgataaaacatataaatgaaaaaagacaTGCATTTGTTTAGGAGTAAAGTGTCATAAAATGCAAGGAAAATAACATAGTATTTCTCATTTGTATGTAACATTTCACATTCAGTTCTAATGTGGCATCaaaattagtaatttgttaagaaacgttttactttaaaagtaCAACTAtttcaaactcttattgatagTATTCTGATAATATCTTTGGACAAGAATAATATTCAGTAACTGTTATTTGGTGAATGACTGAAATTTTGATGTATGTCTCAGTTTCGCTCCTTCCAAATCTAATTCATCAATTTAATACACTTACATTTATAAGTTTGTTCTGTGAATACCTACCTAAATATTTCTTCTCCTTCAGATGACCTACACACGATAGCGTCTCCATCACGATGATAGATCTGTTGGTTATCACGTGACACCACCACAGGGGCAGTGTACGTAAAGCTTTCGAGCGTCGGAATCGTCTGGATCTCAACCCCGTCCTCCCCGATAATTTTGATACAGTCCCCAAACGACACGACAATCTTGTCTCCCATGGACGCCACGCCTTCCGGAGCCGAGTGTGTGTTGATAGCGCCCAGCAACTTAAGTCCCTCATTGTTGATACGATAATGCGCTATCTTGCAGACGTGTGGTAAGGTAACGATGATTTCGTCATCATTGTTTGCTGCCGTGACGTCACAGGGCGCCGATTCGAGCGGGAATTCCATGACAGGGTAATAGACATCCCTCTTGAACTTCTTCAGCTTGTGGTTGTTGTAGTCCGCCATAAGGAAGTGGACTCCGTCCGCCATGAACATTCCTCCAGTGAACCAGACGATCCTCCGCTCGTTAGGAGTCGATCCGTTGTAGTCTTTTTCTTTGATCAGCTTCAGGCTGAATGGATCCGGATGTCCCATGATCGTGTGCGGGATTTTCCCGGACATGACTGTGTACGTTTCCAGACTCCGTGAGGCGATATCTATGACTGGAGCGGTACGTTCCAAGCGCTGTTCTCCATTGACGTGATTATTTTCCTCCACGTTGGATCGTTGAACTCGGAGCTTCCCAAGTGACGTGATTTTCTCAGCCGTTGCCAAaaagtgttcattgaattcaaatCTGTAGTCCAAGTCTTCGGCCTTTTCTTTATCCACTGTCAGAATCTCGCGATGAAACCCAATTTGATGACGCAGTCTTTCTGACGTTATAAACAACATCGAGCTACTTCCGTGTTTTGCCACTGCCTCCAAGTACTTCAGATCGAGATCCATTGCAAGTTTCGAGCTTTGAAGAACAGACATTCGATGTTCGAGTGCCTTCGTTTCTTTGATGTGGAATTTTTCGAAACGACGCAGCGATTCCTCTCTGAGAAGTTCGAGGCGCTCGATGGCCTTCTGAGTCAAAAGCTCGATTTTCTCGGTCAGCTCGGCGTACTTGAGATTCAGTAACGTCGTGGCCTGCGATTTGTCGGCGATTTGTTCGTCTGCTCTGTGTACGATTTCAGTCATGGCGTCTACGACTTCCGCAAGCTCCCCCGTGCTCTTGATGTCTGTAACTAACTCGTCAATCATTTTGATTCCGTGACATTCTCGGTGATTCGTAGCAAAACACACTACGCAACAAAGCTTCCGGTGCCCCGGACAAAACAACTCGACAGTTTTGCCCTTGTGTTCTGTGCATGTTTCGTCAGTTTTCGGTTCTAGTCGGCGATTTCCGGGTTTATTTCGGGCCTCTTCAAGAGGAATGATGCGATGGCCCGTTATCTGCTTGATCTTACGATGTATTCCTTTGCAAAACTCGCAGAGAGGTTCGAAACAATCCCTACACCAATGTTTCGCAGCCGATGTCTTTCCCTCCCTTTTACACGGCGTACATACCTGCGTCTCGCTGTTCAACGGAACTCCCTCCGCAAGGGATGTTATTAGACTATTATCCGGAAGTTGTCCTGTCCAAGTCTCTGGATTAGACTCGGGAACGGAAATGGAAGTCGGGATGTGGCAAATTGGACATGTGAATTTCCCATCGAGCAGGTCTTTCTTTTCCTTGGACGTGATGTACGTATTGAGACATCCCTCACAGAAATTGTGAAGACAGTCCAGTTGTTTGGGATCGCTGTAGTGACGTAAGCAGAGAGGGCACGTGAAAACGTCAATATCTGGATCCGGgtcttttttattcttttttaatgacGTCACAGATCCGTTGTTCATGTCCAACGCTGCAGCCTCTTTCTAAAAGGCTCCGATTGTAAAAAAGGAAATGGCTTTCGAACCTGTTTAGAACAGAACTTCCATAGCTTCAATTAACCTTGAGATATTTTGCAATTTCTCCTTTAAGACAATTCAGTAATGAAAACTGCAAGCATGTGTATTTCGTTGTCCAAACTGGAACCGtgaatacacaaaaaaaaaagttggggCACGTACTTATTATGTCGGGGGCAATCTTACTTAAATGAATAcctttaaatacaattaatattaaaaaaagcaCTGTCCGctatttttgtgaataatttatGGTTTTTAATCCAAATAAACCTTATATTTATCGATCCTGCGCAGTATTGCTTTAATACCCTTTCTATTTACTAATTCCGAATTCGTTTCGCCATTAGTAACCATTTGTAACAATATTTTTCCCCCATCGTGggcctttttttaaattatttgtccGCGGCTTTAAACAAAATCTTTGAGAAAAGACAATAAGCACGACCGACATTGAATATCTATCTTTTTTGAACACCGGGCCATTAAAGACTTAGTGTCTTATCGAGAACTATAAAAGTACACCCTGGGAAATAAAATCTAACTACCCCCTCATGATTTTAAAGAATGCAATATGCATGTTCATGTACTTAGAAAATGTGTTATCATTTTACCAAAACATATTATCAGTTGTTtaccatgtatttttttttagataaggaCAATGTATATTGAATCACATATATAGAGCCAAGTAGTTCATTATAATgatgatattttcatttctttattatttatgtaTATCGAAAATGAATTGTCATGCACGGATCAAAAGGAGGGTGGAGGGCTggggagtcccccccccccccggaatttttttttggatccGCTCaggattgtgtattttttttttttactatgatgCAATGGCAAATGTGCCACGGATACTTTACATGCTTCCTAATAGTAAAGGTTCTTTACACTGAAGGGCCGTTGAATGgcttatttaattcatttttctgCAAATTACGCTGCAGTGTTACTAACAGAGTCTTTTGGTGTGATAAGCAATGTAAGAACGGTAACTCTAACAACTGTGTGTGCAAGTCAGAAGTTCAAACATTacattcattgatttttaaaaagaagaaaacttgCAATTTGTTTCCTGGTAAAATATTTACGAAATTTTGATTTAACTGTTatccaaattacatgtaatactgtaaattccttatattacgcgagtacttaattccacgatcccgctggtttgtagcaaatcgcgagaatataaaatcgcgaacgttgaactttctccttatttcttatagttttcaactctctgaaaataatggcgagattttaaaatcgcgaaggatgcttctcgcaattttacgcggatattaattcctcgcgtttaacaaggaatttacagtatctaAAGGTGTCCCAAACAACCGAATCGAATGTGCCTGATGCATGAAGAATAGCAGGTCGATCTTAATATCTGGCGTCCAAATATCTGAAGCcccagtgtacatgtatatatgtatttatgtcCAAAATCAGATGCTTCCATACATGGAAGATTTTTTCTAATGAGTTCTAAATAACATCGATGTTTTTGCAAGACTACTAAATAATTCCGCGACAAATACTTTCCATATGCAATGAGTTCATCTTACACCAGCCATTCAGGTATTTTTAAATACCAGGTAAAAATCACACATCGAAATGACAAAAGGTTTTTGTTTTCATGGTGAAGTGCATATGTTCGTATTTTTAATGACGATGAGAATGATGATGAGAGTGATGATGCATTGTTGACATCAtgttaatattacatgtaatggagATAAGGTAATTATAATGATCATGAAATGATACGTGTTGCTTGCATGGGCTGACCAGTACATGAAATACTTGTACGTTTTAATACACTTATTAAGTTCTAGGTCTGCATTAATAATCCAACAAAAATGTGCATAGATcgtttatttcatatttcatatcggctacatttgttcaatttcag encodes:
- the LOC105334679 gene encoding RING finger protein 207, coding for MNNGSVTSLKKNKKDPDPDIDVFTCPLCLRHYSDPKQLDCLHNFCEGCLNTYITSKEKKDLLDGKFTCPICHIPTSISVPESNPETWTGQLPDNSLITSLAEGVPLNSETQVCTPCKREGKTSAAKHWCRDCFEPLCEFCKGIHRKIKQITGHRIIPLEEARNKPGNRRLEPKTDETCTEHKGKTVELFCPGHRKLCCVVCFATNHRECHGIKMIDELVTDIKSTGELAEVVDAMTEIVHRADEQIADKSQATTLLNLKYAELTEKIELLTQKAIERLELLREESLRRFEKFHIKETKALEHRMSVLQSSKLAMDLDLKYLEAVAKHGSSSMLFITSERLRHQIGFHREILTVDKEKAEDLDYRFEFNEHFLATAEKITSLGKLRVQRSNVEENNHVNGEQRLERTAPVIDIASRSLETYTVMSGKIPHTIMGHPDPFSLKLIKEKDYNGSTPNERRIVWFTGGMFMADGVHFLMADYNNHKLKKFKRDVYYPVMEFPLESAPCDVTAANNDDEIIVTLPHVCKIAHYRINNEGLKLLGAINTHSAPEGVASMGDKIVVSFGDCIKIIGEDGVEIQTIPTLESFTYTAPVVVSRDNQQIYHRDGDAIVCRSSEGEEIFRYQDRALREPAGLALDFEDNIYVCDCKSNTIFQVTSDGSRGRVVRSARVNVGSPVGIGFDQTGRRLWVTANIRRSGQQLTMFYLIN
- the LOC105334680 gene encoding filamin-B, coding for MSCAECTSGELAVDWTCLKCGVCLHDKCIERHRANKAETTHSIIPKIDALFQAPAGTSKESDPDKIEVHGPGIEPEGILGEFDPTFNVKTQGAGPGRLGVNIRGPKGSFNVKMEKHAEDKTMIVCSYEANEPGDYVISVTWGDIEVRGSPFKVNVRNKT